A single window of Candidatus Binatia bacterium DNA harbors:
- a CDS encoding phosphotransferase family protein gives MNDEELRSALEGFLRKRSEPGTKVCALRQLSGGASCRVYAFDFELDGKRDSRVLRLDSPGATAGTRKEEFALLALARRAGMTVPAVHECGTEEDGLGGAFFVMDLVRGEALARRLLRDQHYSQARARLPGQLATQLARLHAIDVADPSIAFLHARAAGGSGPERFARAETGRYRQILDAFGDHPYPLLRLVGRWLDRHAPAAGVPALVHGDFRVGNVMFDETGLAAVLDWELAHVGDAVEDLGWLCVRTWRFGNDSQPAGGLCSREELVRAYESAGGREVDPVALRWWELFGNWKWAIICRMQAERHKTGKRPDLELAAIGRRIAETEKEILALLDEAEGR, from the coding sequence GTGAACGACGAAGAGCTTCGCTCCGCCCTGGAAGGCTTCCTGAGGAAGCGCAGCGAGCCCGGGACGAAGGTCTGCGCGCTGCGCCAGCTTTCCGGCGGCGCTTCCTGCCGCGTCTACGCGTTCGATTTCGAGCTGGACGGAAAACGCGACAGTCGAGTGCTCCGGCTCGATTCGCCCGGTGCCACCGCTGGTACGAGGAAAGAGGAGTTCGCGCTGCTCGCTCTGGCGCGGCGCGCGGGGATGACGGTACCCGCTGTCCATGAATGCGGAACCGAAGAAGACGGTCTCGGCGGCGCGTTCTTCGTGATGGACCTCGTGCGGGGCGAAGCGCTGGCACGCCGTCTCCTGCGTGACCAGCATTATTCGCAGGCGCGGGCGCGACTGCCCGGCCAGCTCGCGACCCAGCTGGCGCGGCTGCACGCCATCGACGTTGCCGATCCCTCCATCGCCTTCCTGCACGCTCGCGCGGCCGGCGGATCGGGGCCCGAGCGCTTTGCGCGGGCGGAAACCGGCAGGTACCGGCAGATCCTCGATGCGTTCGGCGATCATCCGTATCCGCTGCTTCGCCTCGTGGGCCGCTGGCTCGATCGCCACGCGCCGGCGGCCGGAGTGCCCGCGCTGGTGCACGGCGATTTTCGCGTCGGCAACGTGATGTTCGACGAGACCGGCCTTGCGGCGGTGCTCGACTGGGAGCTGGCCCACGTCGGCGACGCGGTCGAAGATCTCGGCTGGCTCTGCGTGCGCACGTGGCGCTTCGGCAACGATTCGCAGCCGGCGGGCGGCCTGTGCTCGCGCGAAGAGCTGGTGCGCGCCTACGAGAGTGCGGGCGGCCGCGAGGTGGATCCGGTGGCGCTGCGCTGGTGGGAGCTGTTCGGAAACTGGAAGTGGGCGATCATCTGCCGCATGCAGGCAGAGCGGCACAAGACCGGCAAACGGCCCGACCTCGAGCTGGCGGCCATCGGGCGGCGAATCGCCGAGACCGAGAAGGAAATCCTGGCCCTTCTCGACGAAGCGGAAGGACGCTGA
- a CDS encoding PTS sugar transporter subunit IIA, which translates to MEDVLPEGAVLLDIDLVDKPRAISHVAGLLAALAGTAPETIEGALLAREALGSTGVGGGVALPHARLHSLRKTHAIFVRLVSPILYESIDSMPVDLLCAIVAPDEPNSDLLTAVSALARPLRDQLKKSVLRETRDVAQARKVLLSGEAP; encoded by the coding sequence ATGGAAGACGTGTTGCCCGAAGGCGCCGTGCTGCTCGATATCGACCTGGTCGACAAACCCCGCGCGATCTCCCATGTCGCCGGGCTGCTGGCTGCATTGGCAGGAACCGCGCCCGAGACGATCGAAGGTGCCCTGCTCGCGCGCGAAGCGCTCGGATCGACCGGGGTCGGCGGAGGCGTCGCGCTCCCTCACGCGAGGCTGCACAGCCTGCGCAAGACCCACGCGATCTTCGTGCGCCTGGTCTCTCCGATTCTCTACGAGTCGATCGACTCGATGCCGGTCGACCTCCTTTGTGCGATCGTCGCGCCCGACGAGCCGAACTCGGATCTGCTGACGGCAGTGTCGGCGCTGGCGCGGCCGCTGCGCGACCAGTTGAAGAAGTCGGTGCTGCGCGAGACCCGCGACGTCGCGCAGGCCCGCAAGGTGCTGCTCTCGGGCGAAGCGCCCTGA
- a CDS encoding DUF190 domain-containing protein has product MRVLTGEQVLVRIFIGESDRWHHQPLHVALIERLRKEGFAGATVFHGVAGFGARSVLHTTHILRLSEDLPIVIEIVDTPEHVERLTPILDEMVAEGLVTMEKVRVLKYAAGTRPLSPAS; this is encoded by the coding sequence ATGCGAGTACTGACCGGCGAACAGGTTCTCGTCCGGATCTTCATTGGCGAGTCGGACAGGTGGCATCACCAGCCCCTGCACGTCGCGCTCATCGAGCGTCTGAGGAAGGAAGGCTTTGCCGGCGCGACGGTTTTTCACGGCGTCGCCGGCTTCGGCGCGCGCAGCGTGCTGCACACGACGCACATCCTGCGGCTTTCGGAGGACCTGCCGATCGTGATCGAAATCGTCGACACCCCGGAGCACGTCGAGCGGCTGACGCCGATCCTCGACGAAATGGTCGCCGAAGGGCTGGTCACGATGGAAAAAGTGCGGGTGCTCAAGTACGCGGCCGGAACCCGGCCGCTCAGCCCTGCATCCTGA
- a CDS encoding aldehyde dehydrogenase, which produces MQTQDKLFIGGQWRSPSSSSTIDVISPHTEEAIARVPEGREADVDAAVAAARRAFDEGPWPRMAAAERAAHMAQLSAILQSRSEEIAETITREMGSPISFSNLGQAMAANMVLDYFTGLARDFAFEELRQGMMGPCVVRHEPVGVVAAIVPWNVPLFTIMLKLAPALAAGCTIVVKPAPETPLDAYILADACIQAGIPEGVVSIVTAGREVGEYLVRHPGVDKVSFTGSTAAGRRIASLCGEQLKRVTLELGGKSACIVMEDADLDTAIPGLMGGAIMNNGQACVGQTRILAPRSRYDEVASRLSAAVGAMRVGDPMDPTTECGPLVTQRQRDRVEGYIAIGRDEGARVAVGGGRPSSPGKGWYVEPTLLTGVTNAMRVAREEIFGPVLVLIPFDDENDAVAIANDSEYGLAGSVWTADVGRGLDVARRVRTGVYTVNGFMMEFGSPFGGFKCSGVGRELGPEGLRAYLESKQVNLPWGYDPALRQ; this is translated from the coding sequence ATGCAGACCCAGGACAAGCTTTTCATCGGCGGCCAGTGGCGCTCCCCGTCGTCGTCGTCGACGATCGACGTGATCTCCCCGCATACCGAAGAGGCGATTGCGCGAGTTCCCGAAGGCCGCGAAGCCGACGTCGACGCCGCGGTGGCCGCGGCGCGCAGGGCGTTCGACGAAGGGCCGTGGCCGCGCATGGCCGCCGCCGAACGCGCCGCCCACATGGCGCAGCTTTCGGCGATCCTGCAATCGCGCAGCGAAGAGATCGCCGAGACGATCACGCGCGAGATGGGCTCGCCGATCAGCTTCTCGAACCTCGGCCAGGCGATGGCGGCCAACATGGTGCTCGACTACTTCACCGGCCTCGCGCGCGACTTCGCGTTCGAGGAGCTCCGGCAGGGAATGATGGGACCCTGCGTCGTGCGGCACGAGCCGGTAGGCGTGGTCGCCGCAATCGTGCCGTGGAACGTCCCGCTGTTCACGATCATGCTGAAGCTGGCTCCCGCGCTTGCTGCCGGCTGCACGATCGTCGTCAAGCCGGCACCCGAGACACCGCTCGACGCCTACATCCTGGCCGACGCGTGCATCCAGGCGGGCATTCCCGAGGGCGTCGTCAGCATCGTTACCGCGGGCCGCGAGGTCGGCGAATACCTCGTGCGCCATCCAGGCGTCGACAAGGTTTCGTTCACCGGCTCGACGGCTGCCGGCCGCCGCATCGCCTCGCTGTGCGGCGAGCAGCTCAAGCGCGTGACGCTCGAGCTCGGCGGCAAGTCGGCGTGCATCGTCATGGAAGACGCCGACCTCGATACGGCCATTCCCGGCCTGATGGGCGGCGCGATCATGAACAACGGCCAGGCCTGCGTAGGACAGACGCGCATCCTTGCGCCGCGATCGCGCTACGACGAAGTGGCCTCGCGCCTTTCGGCCGCCGTCGGCGCGATGCGCGTCGGCGACCCGATGGACCCGACTACCGAATGCGGGCCGCTGGTCACGCAGCGCCAGCGCGATCGCGTCGAAGGCTACATCGCCATCGGTCGCGACGAGGGAGCCCGCGTCGCGGTCGGCGGCGGAAGGCCGTCGTCGCCCGGCAAGGGCTGGTACGTGGAACCGACGCTGCTGACCGGCGTCACCAATGCCATGCGTGTCGCGCGCGAGGAGATCTTCGGCCCCGTGCTCGTGCTGATCCCGTTCGACGACGAAAACGACGCCGTCGCGATCGCGAACGATTCCGAATACGGACTTGCCGGCTCGGTGTGGACGGCCGACGTGGGCCGCGGCCTCGACGTCGCGCGCCGCGTGCGCACCGGCGTCTACACCGTCAACGGCTTCATGATGGAGTTCGGCTCTCCGTTCGGCGGCTTCAAATGCTCCGGCGTCGGCCGCGAGCTCGGTCCCGAGGGACTGCGCGCCTATCTCGAGTCGAAGCAGGTGAACCTGCCGTGGGGCTACGACCCGGCGCTCAGGCAGTAA
- a CDS encoding acetyl-CoA hydrolase/transferase C-terminal domain-containing protein, whose amino-acid sequence MNAKLREKTISAEGAAALVRSGNWVDYGAALSHPDLFDRALAARKDELRGVRIRACVSMSPRAVVEADPDGEHFLWFNWHFSAYDRGKNSDGRCNYIPMNFGEAPSYYRRFLDPIDVVCIKTTPMDDEGWFHFGAANCHLKAVTEKARILVVETSEAMPRVHGEQCAVHIDEVAHVIDGGENPLPELSNPPITEVDRKVATLIAGQLEDGSCVQIGIGGMPNAVCEMLKDSGLRDLGIHTEMFVDAMVHLIESGVVNGSRKQMDRGHVVFTFAGGSRHQYDFLGQSPVVRSYPVDYTNLPAQIARNDRVVSINNTTQVDLQGQAASESDGHRHLTGTGGQLQFVRGAYMSDRGKSFLCLASTYERHGQRKSRIVPTLTPGNIVTTPRTDVMHVVTEYGSVNLKGKSVAERATALISLAHPDFREELARQARELALVPRHFW is encoded by the coding sequence ATGAACGCAAAGCTGCGCGAGAAAACGATTTCTGCGGAAGGAGCCGCCGCGCTGGTGCGGTCGGGGAACTGGGTGGACTACGGCGCGGCGCTGTCCCATCCCGACCTGTTCGATCGCGCGCTGGCGGCGCGCAAGGACGAGCTTCGCGGCGTTCGCATCCGTGCCTGCGTGTCGATGTCGCCGCGCGCGGTCGTCGAAGCCGATCCCGACGGCGAGCACTTCCTCTGGTTCAACTGGCATTTCTCCGCATACGACCGCGGCAAGAACTCGGACGGCCGCTGCAACTACATTCCGATGAACTTCGGCGAGGCGCCGTCGTACTACCGCCGCTTCCTCGACCCGATCGACGTCGTCTGCATCAAGACGACGCCGATGGACGACGAGGGCTGGTTCCACTTCGGCGCGGCCAACTGCCATCTCAAGGCCGTCACCGAAAAGGCCCGCATCCTCGTCGTCGAGACTTCCGAGGCGATGCCGCGCGTGCACGGCGAGCAGTGCGCCGTCCACATCGACGAAGTCGCGCACGTGATCGACGGCGGCGAAAATCCTCTGCCCGAGCTTTCGAACCCGCCGATCACGGAGGTGGACCGCAAGGTCGCGACGCTGATCGCCGGGCAGCTCGAGGACGGCTCCTGCGTGCAGATCGGCATCGGCGGCATGCCGAACGCCGTCTGCGAAATGTTGAAGGACTCGGGCCTGCGCGACCTCGGGATCCACACCGAGATGTTCGTCGACGCGATGGTGCACCTGATCGAATCCGGCGTCGTCAACGGGTCGCGCAAGCAGATGGACCGGGGCCACGTCGTCTTTACGTTCGCCGGCGGCTCGCGTCACCAGTACGACTTCCTCGGGCAATCGCCGGTGGTGCGCAGCTATCCGGTGGACTACACGAACCTGCCCGCGCAGATCGCGCGCAACGACCGGGTGGTATCGATCAACAACACGACGCAGGTCGACCTGCAGGGCCAGGCGGCTTCCGAAAGCGACGGGCACCGCCACCTGACCGGTACCGGCGGACAACTCCAGTTCGTCCGCGGCGCCTACATGTCGGACCGCGGCAAGTCGTTCCTCTGCCTGGCTTCCACCTACGAAAGGCACGGACAGAGAAAGAGCCGCATCGTGCCCACTCTCACGCCCGGCAACATCGTGACGACGCCGCGCACCGACGTGATGCACGTCGTCACCGAGTACGGCAGCGTCAACCTGAAGGGAAAGTCGGTGGCCGAGAGGGCTACCGCGCTGATCTCGCTCGCGCATCCCGATTTTCGAGAGGAGCTGGCGCGCCAGGCCCGCGAGCTGGCGCTGGTGCCGCGGCACTTCTGGTAA
- the crcB gene encoding fluoride efflux transporter CrcB, with product MSRFLLICLGGAAGTGARYLLSGWVMDVVGPAFPFGTLAVNSIGSFLLSIVLYASVEASAISPTARLVLGTGVMGGFTTYSTFNYETMRYLQDGAFGVAALNLLVTFAGCMSAGIAGWMTARSLFGTF from the coding sequence ATGAGTCGATTCCTGCTGATCTGTCTCGGTGGAGCGGCCGGTACCGGTGCGCGCTACCTGCTGTCCGGGTGGGTGATGGACGTGGTTGGTCCCGCGTTCCCATTCGGGACCCTGGCGGTCAACTCGATCGGATCCTTCCTGCTATCAATCGTCCTGTACGCCAGCGTCGAAGCGTCGGCGATTTCGCCGACCGCGCGCCTGGTGCTCGGAACCGGAGTCATGGGCGGCTTCACGACCTACTCGACGTTCAACTACGAGACGATGCGCTACCTGCAGGACGGTGCGTTCGGTGTCGCCGCGCTCAACCTGCTGGTGACGTTCGCGGGGTGCATGAGCGCGGGCATCGCGGGCTGGATGACGGCGCGGTCGCTGTTCGGCACGTTCTGA
- a CDS encoding inositol monophosphatase family protein — translation MPRRPSAERDLESYAAVARKLAETAGAVSLRYFRNEFVTETKPDQTPVTIADRECERLMREQIRKACPDHGIIGEEEGSDRPDASYVWVLDPIDGTKAFVSGRPLFGSLIALCREGTPVVGIIHCPAVDDCWVGIENRPTTHNDMPCHTRRCGRLEDALMYSTSPYMFRGDESVAYERLRPLVKYPLFGGDCHNYGLAASGWIDLVVEAGLGLHDWAAMVPIAYGAGGRITDWNGKPLGFESDGRVVMAGDERIHFAAVQALDA, via the coding sequence ATGCCGCGACGTCCGTCGGCCGAACGCGACCTCGAGAGCTACGCAGCGGTAGCCCGCAAGCTTGCCGAGACTGCGGGCGCCGTCTCCCTTCGCTACTTCCGCAACGAGTTCGTCACCGAAACCAAACCCGACCAGACTCCGGTGACGATCGCCGACCGCGAGTGCGAGCGGCTGATGCGCGAGCAGATCCGCAAGGCCTGTCCCGACCACGGCATCATCGGCGAAGAAGAGGGCAGCGACCGACCCGATGCCAGCTACGTGTGGGTCCTCGATCCGATCGACGGCACCAAGGCCTTCGTGAGCGGGCGCCCGCTGTTCGGATCGCTGATCGCGCTGTGCCGCGAAGGCACGCCGGTCGTCGGCATCATCCATTGTCCGGCCGTCGACGACTGCTGGGTCGGAATCGAGAACAGGCCGACGACCCACAACGACATGCCTTGCCACACGCGTCGCTGCGGGCGCCTGGAAGACGCGCTGATGTACTCGACCTCGCCGTACATGTTCCGCGGCGACGAATCGGTGGCCTACGAGCGGCTGCGCCCGCTCGTCAAGTACCCGCTGTTCGGCGGCGATTGCCACAACTATGGCCTGGCGGCCAGCGGCTGGATCGACCTTGTCGTCGAAGCCGGTCTCGGGCTCCACGACTGGGCCGCGATGGTCCCGATTGCCTACGGCGCCGGCGGCCGGATCACCGACTGGAACGGAAAGCCGCTCGGATTCGAAAGCGACGGCCGGGTCGTCATGGCCGGCGACGAGCGGATCCACTTCGCCGCGGTCCAGGCCCTCGACGCCTGA
- a CDS encoding PQQ-binding-like beta-propeller repeat protein: protein MSYRRSILAFVLASAAAMTAGLARAQCPPDCPVKGGGDTNTDCYAELASDALHLNSPFHNPANPKPAKTIRCFDGDPGCDLDGVVNNSCTFDVDLCLRNADPSLASCTPGDVSAVTVVGKGLDSLQTAVSALLPATTNVCTTNQSVVVPLKGPSGTGAFKAAKLSFKVTAISGTSEDDDSFSFVCVPRDWPVHSYDRTNTRANPLETAITKANVATLVQKWSFVPPTLGSGEQPHGKTISSTVTVGDKLVYTSSWNGHVYALSKKTGKVKWDFATPNGAAQDPGLGVQSSVTILADGRVLVGDSLGFVYCLDGKKGTLLWTADAGVDDPAASHAWASPVVVGNRVLVGIASHNDAPCVRGTLLAYDLDTGTKLWQQFTMPERICFNDTGNECAANSDCTAPGSPCLLGTCDSQPQHACMTNADCPFTFLKPGECVDPPPATTGQCWLERSITCTSNADCPACVPAVGGGVTATASVSPDGKDVYMSSVGCLSRPSVGDSDSIFKLDAATGAVEWVYRTEGIEQFTFWPGGPTYHDYGFLNGPILADVTEGMGTHAVAVGGGKDGTMYAVDQQTGALVWHNTMASPPPFAGFGLFDGALAYDKTTDRFLAALDDISTYSGTDHMFGFTGADGTIAWSDEIGQSWSSVTVANGMVFAGTLSASVLYAYDIQSGARLATLTVPAGTVMGGAAIDNGVIYVPYGDPFSSNLAHGGVVAYGLPPAP, encoded by the coding sequence ATGTCATACCGCAGAAGCATTCTCGCATTCGTACTGGCCTCCGCTGCCGCGATGACCGCCGGCCTCGCCCGGGCCCAGTGCCCGCCCGACTGTCCCGTCAAGGGAGGAGGCGACACCAACACCGACTGCTACGCCGAGCTGGCCAGCGATGCGCTGCACCTGAACTCGCCATTCCACAATCCGGCCAATCCGAAACCCGCCAAGACGATCCGCTGCTTCGACGGTGATCCGGGGTGCGACCTGGACGGAGTCGTCAACAACTCGTGCACGTTCGACGTCGACCTGTGCCTGCGCAACGCCGATCCTTCGCTGGCTTCGTGCACGCCCGGCGACGTCTCGGCAGTCACCGTGGTCGGCAAGGGGCTCGACTCGCTTCAGACGGCGGTTTCCGCGTTGCTGCCGGCAACGACGAATGTCTGCACGACGAACCAGTCCGTTGTCGTGCCCCTGAAGGGGCCGAGCGGGACCGGAGCATTCAAGGCCGCCAAGCTCTCGTTCAAGGTGACGGCGATCAGCGGCACGAGCGAGGACGACGACTCCTTCAGCTTCGTCTGCGTGCCCCGCGACTGGCCGGTCCACAGCTACGACCGCACCAATACCCGCGCCAATCCGCTCGAGACGGCGATCACGAAGGCCAACGTCGCCACGCTCGTGCAGAAATGGAGCTTCGTGCCGCCGACCCTCGGCAGCGGGGAGCAGCCTCACGGCAAGACGATTTCCTCCACCGTCACCGTCGGAGACAAGCTCGTCTACACGTCGTCGTGGAACGGCCACGTCTACGCGCTCAGCAAGAAGACCGGCAAGGTGAAGTGGGACTTTGCGACGCCGAACGGCGCGGCCCAAGACCCCGGCCTCGGCGTGCAGAGCTCGGTGACGATCCTTGCAGACGGGCGCGTGCTCGTCGGCGACAGCCTCGGGTTTGTCTACTGCCTCGACGGCAAGAAAGGGACCCTTCTGTGGACCGCTGATGCCGGCGTGGACGATCCGGCGGCGTCGCATGCGTGGGCGAGCCCGGTTGTCGTCGGCAATCGCGTGCTGGTGGGCATCGCGTCGCACAACGACGCACCGTGCGTGCGCGGAACATTGCTCGCGTACGATCTCGATACCGGCACCAAGCTGTGGCAGCAGTTCACGATGCCCGAGCGCATCTGCTTCAACGACACGGGCAACGAGTGCGCGGCCAACTCCGATTGCACGGCGCCAGGCTCGCCGTGCCTGCTGGGCACCTGCGACAGCCAGCCTCAACATGCGTGCATGACGAACGCCGACTGTCCGTTCACGTTCCTCAAGCCGGGCGAATGCGTCGATCCGCCGCCGGCGACTACCGGCCAGTGCTGGCTCGAGCGCTCGATCACCTGCACCTCCAACGCGGACTGCCCGGCGTGCGTGCCGGCCGTCGGAGGCGGAGTGACGGCGACGGCCAGCGTCTCGCCCGATGGCAAGGACGTCTACATGTCGAGTGTCGGCTGCCTGTCGAGGCCTTCGGTCGGCGACTCCGACAGCATCTTCAAGCTCGACGCTGCCACCGGTGCAGTCGAATGGGTGTACCGCACCGAGGGAATCGAGCAGTTCACGTTCTGGCCCGGAGGTCCGACGTACCACGACTACGGCTTCCTCAACGGGCCGATCCTGGCGGATGTCACCGAGGGAATGGGAACTCACGCCGTGGCCGTCGGCGGAGGCAAGGATGGAACGATGTACGCCGTGGACCAGCAGACCGGCGCGCTGGTATGGCACAACACGATGGCCTCCCCGCCTCCGTTTGCCGGGTTCGGTCTGTTCGACGGTGCGCTCGCTTACGACAAGACCACCGACCGCTTCCTGGCGGCGCTCGACGACATCTCGACGTACTCGGGGACCGACCACATGTTCGGATTCACGGGAGCCGACGGCACCATCGCGTGGTCCGACGAGATCGGCCAGAGCTGGAGCAGCGTCACGGTGGCGAACGGGATGGTGTTCGCCGGCACGTTGTCGGCGAGCGTTCTGTACGCGTACGACATCCAGAGCGGCGCGCGGCTTGCGACTCTGACGGTGCCGGCCGGCACCGTGATGGGCGGCGCCGCGATCGACAACGGCGTGATCTACGTCCCGTACGGCGATCCGTTCAGCAGCAATCTCGCCCACGGCGGCGTCGTTGCGTACGGGCTGCCGCCGGCGCCGTAG
- a CDS encoding VOC family protein — MKLPFFKSRKRKAAEAEAKQAAEAAAAAATEPEPQATPAKPEKTAKTDRNSRSRRVPAEQVVDSIGYALAAVPSLGPTVKAWRKLGFAVSETYAWQGCNAAHVDLDGGGIRFLAVDTHAQPTTVVDLVRERLIFGAGLFGWTWACREPHRSALAIGQLAESEFHAECEDWGDALVQIPTELTPGAATWLEKTVETTTPSHANSITRLDHVVLQVSASKAAAQVYEKHFGLKGRTSAMNERYYAFLKAGTSLLEIVGPLKPAEGGDGKPSHAAQGTRITGGPWGVAFGSANIDATVTFLKMASVEISEPHRAVQGGRITGMPAPLGGIQIAFMGD, encoded by the coding sequence ATGAAACTGCCGTTCTTCAAGTCGCGCAAGCGCAAGGCTGCGGAAGCCGAGGCCAAGCAGGCCGCCGAGGCCGCAGCAGCAGCCGCCACCGAGCCGGAGCCGCAGGCAACGCCTGCAAAGCCCGAAAAAACCGCAAAGACCGACCGCAACTCCAGGTCGCGACGCGTGCCTGCCGAGCAGGTCGTCGATTCGATCGGCTACGCGCTGGCCGCCGTGCCGTCGCTCGGGCCGACCGTCAAGGCGTGGCGCAAGCTCGGGTTCGCGGTGAGCGAGACCTACGCCTGGCAGGGCTGCAACGCTGCACACGTCGACCTCGATGGCGGCGGCATCCGCTTCCTCGCCGTCGACACGCACGCGCAACCGACGACCGTGGTCGACCTCGTGCGCGAGCGGCTGATCTTCGGTGCAGGCCTGTTCGGATGGACGTGGGCGTGCCGCGAGCCCCACCGCTCCGCTCTCGCCATCGGCCAGCTCGCCGAAAGCGAGTTTCACGCCGAGTGCGAAGACTGGGGCGACGCTCTCGTGCAGATCCCGACGGAGCTGACGCCGGGTGCCGCGACGTGGCTCGAAAAAACGGTGGAGACCACGACGCCGTCGCATGCCAATTCGATCACGCGCCTGGACCACGTCGTGCTGCAGGTCAGCGCATCCAAGGCCGCCGCGCAGGTCTACGAGAAGCACTTCGGCCTGAAAGGGCGCACCTCGGCGATGAACGAGCGCTACTACGCGTTCCTCAAGGCCGGCACCTCGCTGCTCGAGATCGTCGGTCCGCTCAAGCCCGCGGAAGGCGGCGACGGTAAACCTTCCCATGCCGCGCAGGGCACCCGCATCACCGGCGGCCCCTGGGGCGTGGCGTTCGGAAGCGCGAACATCGACGCCACCGTCACGTTCCTCAAGATGGCGAGCGTCGAGATCAGCGAACCGCATCGCGCGGTGCAGGGCGGTCGCATCACCGGCATGCCGGCTCCACTCGGCGGCATCCAGATCGCGTTCATGGGCGACTGA
- a CDS encoding chromate resistance protein ChrB domain-containing protein, whose product MGSAGSVDAPSLAGPQRSRDARIAGPASKTARWLLLIHQIPPLPNYLRVKVGRRLARVGAVAIKSTVYALPRTDSALEDFEWIRREVTGAGGEAVLLAAHLLDGLSDRDVEKLFGDARDRDYAVVADEARQILKRAKHDGDAGTHRQLEAEAHRLQRRLEEILSIDFFDAPAREPARALVASLRDAIDPPRKRSPDAVSSQDTAMRGRTWVTRTGIKVDRIGSAWLIRRFIDAGARFKFVPAKGYLSQPSELRFDMFEAEYTHEGDLCTFEVLCSRFELQVPGLARVAELVHDVDLKDGKFGHPQTAGLSAQIDGIAALHQDDETRLERGSAVFESLLAYFAKTKG is encoded by the coding sequence ATGGGTTCTGCCGGGTCTGTTGACGCGCCCTCTCTCGCTGGCCCCCAGCGCTCGCGCGACGCGCGCATTGCAGGACCGGCATCCAAAACGGCCCGCTGGCTGCTGCTGATTCACCAGATTCCGCCGCTGCCCAACTACCTGCGCGTCAAGGTCGGCCGCCGCCTCGCGCGCGTCGGCGCCGTCGCGATCAAGAGCACCGTGTACGCGCTGCCGCGCACCGACTCGGCGCTCGAGGATTTCGAATGGATCCGTCGCGAAGTGACCGGCGCCGGCGGCGAGGCCGTACTGCTGGCGGCCCATCTTCTCGATGGGCTCTCGGACCGCGACGTGGAGAAGCTTTTCGGCGACGCCAGGGACCGTGACTACGCCGTCGTCGCCGACGAAGCGCGCCAGATCCTCAAACGCGCAAAACACGACGGCGACGCCGGAACCCACCGCCAGCTGGAGGCGGAAGCGCATCGTCTTCAGCGTCGCCTGGAGGAAATCCTGTCGATCGATTTCTTCGATGCTCCCGCGCGCGAGCCGGCTCGCGCCCTGGTCGCATCGCTTCGCGATGCGATCGATCCGCCTCGCAAGCGCTCGCCCGACGCCGTTTCCTCGCAGGACACAGCGATGCGCGGGCGCACCTGGGTCACTCGCACGGGAATCAAGGTGGACCGCATCGGCAGCGCGTGGCTGATCCGGCGCTTCATCGATGCCGGCGCCCGATTCAAGTTCGTGCCCGCCAAGGGCTACTTGTCCCAGCCGAGCGAGCTGCGCTTCGACATGTTCGAGGCCGAGTACACGCACGAAGGCGACCTGTGTACGTTCGAAGTGCTGTGTTCGCGCTTCGAGCTGCAGGTTCCCGGCCTCGCGCGCGTCGCCGAGCTGGTCCACGACGTGGACCTGAAGGACGGAAAGTTCGGGCACCCGCAGACGGCGGGACTCTCTGCGCAGATCGACGGCATTGCGGCGCTGCACCAGGACGACGAGACGAGGCTGGAACGCGGCAGCGCGGTATTCGAGAGCCTGCTCGCCTATTTCGCGAAAACAAAAGGATGA